The Elusimicrobiota bacterium genomic sequence GAGAAATTTAGCCGGTATAAAAATACAAAATGGATTTGCGAAAACTTTGCTAATCTTAACAGCGTTGTAAAAAAAACTGGAATCAAAAATATTGATGGTTTCCTTTTTGATTTGGGCTTCTCGTTTTTACAGATTGAAGATAGAACCAGGGGATTCAGTTTTAATTTTGCAGCACCGCTTGATATGAGATACAATAAAGACAACCTGCTTACTGCAAAAGAGGTTATAAATAGTTATTCTAAAAAAGAGTTGCAAGGGATACTAAAAGAGTTTGCAGATGAACAGTTTGCAGAAAAAATAGCAGATGGTATCTGCAGGTATCGGTTGAAAAAAAAGATAGAGACCACAAAAGAACTGATAGAAGTTATAAAAACTGCAACACCTGTATGGTATCATAACAAAAAGGGGGGGAGGATTCATTTTGCAACAAAAACATTTCAGGCATTAAGAATTGCCGTCAATAATGAACTGGATAATATCAAAAAAGGAATCAGTTCTGCGATAAAGTTGGTTTCATCAGGTGGACGGATTGTTGTATTATCGTATCACTCAATTGAGCACCGGCTATTAAAAAATATTTTTAGAGATGCCGAACGAAACCAGCTAATCAAACTTGTTGTAAAAAAACCTGTTTTTCCGTCTGCAAATGAGATATTCTTGAATCCGCGTTCAAGGTCTGCGCAACTTAGAATTATTGAAAAAAGATGAGAGTTCACAGAGTAGACAATAGAAACCATTCAGCCCGATATTTCAAATGGGCATTTATAGTTGTGCTGCTTGGTTCTTTTTATGTTTGGCAGAAAAATGCAGAAAAAAAACTTGCATACAAGACAAGTGAAATAAATGACAGAATTCTAACCTTAACAGACGAAAATAAACTACTCACAATGAAAATAATGAATATTACTGCAATGAATAATCTTGAAGAAATCGCTAAAAAAAGAGGTTTGGTAAAACCGAAACCATCTGATATTATAGTAATAAAAGAATGAAAGCCATAAGAAACAGAATAGTAATTATTTTTTTGGGGATACTTGTTGTTTTCATAACAATAGGGTTTCGTTTATTTCAGATACAGATTGTTAATAACAATTTTTTTTCTAAAGAGGTTGCTAAACAATCTAAAAAGATAAAAAAAACATACCCGTTAAGGGGCAACATCTATGATAGACGAATGACTGTTCTTGCCACAAGTATGCCGGTAGAATCCTGTTATATTGAAATAGATAAAAGCAAAAAGGAAAAGATAGATGCTGATTTTATCTTAGAGTATTGTGGCATGTCGGTTCCTGAGTTCTTATCAAAAATTCAGCAGAAAAACGGTAATAAAAAATCGGTTTTAGTAAAAAGAAAACTTCTGCCTGAAGAGGTCTTTAAAATTAAATCTAAAAATTTGCCAGGTGTCTATTTTGAGAAAGAAGAGTTAAGATTCTATCCTGAAAACTCGCTTGCAAATTATGTAGTCGGTATAGCGGGTATGGATAATAACGGTTTATCCGGTATAGAATATCAGTTTAATAGTTTTCTCACAGGTGAATCCAACAGATATGTAGTACAGAAAGATGGCAAGGGTAGAGAAATACTGTTAGATAATAATAGAATTGCTGACGAAAACAGAGGGTATGTTGTTTTAACTATTGACAGCCGTTTTCAATATGTGGCAGAGAGTATACTTAAAAAAGCACAGCAAACTAATTCTGCCAAATCGCTTACTTGCATAATCCAGAATCCGTATACAGGCGAAATACTTGCGATGGCGACAATTCCAGCATATGACCCCAACAAAAAAATTCTGCCAAAAATGTTAAAAAACCCAGCAATCAATGATGCATTTGAACCAGGCAGTGTATTCAAAATTGTTACTACTGCTGCTGCTATAGAAAAACATCCTGAAGTTATCAAAGAACAATTCTTCTGTGAAAACGGTTCCTACAAAATCGCCAAAGACGTTACTATTCATGACCATGAAAAATATGGGCTGCTCTCATTTGAAGAAATATTCGCATACTCATCCAATATCGGTTTTGCAAAACTCAGTCGGGAAATAGGCAAGTATAACCTCTGGCAGTATGCTCGTGCGTTTGGGTTTGGAACAAATACCGGAATTGAACTGCCGGGCGAAACAGAAGGCCGACTCATTTCACCGGGTAAGTGGTCGGGTGTTTCCTGTGAGATGATTTCGTTCGGTCAGGAAATATCCGCTACTGCATTACAGATTGTTAATGCGTATTCTGCAATCGCAAATGGCGGGATTCTGTTAGAGCCAAAAATCGTCACATCAGTTGTTAAGAATAATAAAAAAATACAGTTCCTGGAACCTGTTAAAATAAGACGGGTAATTTCACCGCAGACTGCTTCAACACTAAAAAAAATGCTTGAAGCTGTTGTGGACTACGGCACAGGCACTAACGCAAGAATTAGTAATCTAAAAGTTGCCGGTAAAACAGGCACTGCACAAAAATATGATAAACAACTTAAAAAATATTCTCACTCCAAATATGTATCTCTTTTTGCTGGCTTTCTGCCGTCAGATGTACCTAAGGTAACGATTCTTGTTGTAGTGGATGAGCCCAAAAGTGATTACTGGGCTTCATCAGTTGCCGCACCTATTTTCAGACAGATTGCTGTAGGGATTCTTCAGTATCTGGGTATACAGCCCGAAAAGAAACTGGTAGCCGGTAATTTTTAATCTCAGTAAAAAACAATGAAACTTTCTGAACTAATGAGTAATTTTAATATAGATATAATTGGTAATACTGATAAAGAAATTGCAGGTATTACTTGCGATTCCAGAAAGGTGTTATTCAAAAATTATCTTTTTGCAGCATTAAGTGGCACAAAAGAAGATGGCAAAAAATATATAAAAGATGCGATTGATAAAGGTGCGATTGCAATACTTACTGACGATAGAACTCTGGCAAATAGTAATGCAACTTATCTTTGTTGTTCTACTGAAACCATTTCGGAAATGTTTGGTAAGATTTCAGCCCGTTTTTACAATGAGCCATCACAAAAAATGAAAGTATTCGCAGTCACGGGTACTAACGGCAAAACTACAATAACCTATCTGTTAGAAAAGATATTTCAACATGCTGATATAAAACTTGGAGTGATTGGTACTATTTCTTACGAATTTGGTGATTTTGATATTCCTGCAGTGACCACAACACCGCAGTCGTGTGATTTACACGAGCTTTTAGCCAGAATGAAAACCCTGTCTGCTGATGGTGTTGCAATAGAGGTTTCATCACACGGGCTCGCTCAGAATAGAATTGCTGGATTAAATTGTGATGTCGCTATATTCACCAATCTGACAAGAGACCATCTGGACTATCATAAAACAATGGATGCTTACAAGAAAGCGAAGTTTTTACTGTTTGAAAAATTTTTGGCTGAATCCCAAAAATCACCAAAATTCGCTGTGCTGAATCTAGATGACCCTGCAGGAAAAGAATTATCAAACAAGCAAATTGCTGGCACCAACATTGTGACTTACGGGATAAAATCTGAAGCAGATATCCGTGCTACCGATATCACGCTCTTAAAAAATCAAACTGAATTTAATATCTGTATTAAAAACGAAAGAAGAGAAAAAAAAGAGAAAATAAGAGAAAAAATTAAAACGAAACTGATTGGGAGACATAATGTCTATAATATACTCGCAGCGGTTAGCTGTGCGTACTGGCAGAACATCCCGTTAGAAAAAATTGTAAAAGGAATTGAACAATTTGAAACAGTCCCAGGCAGGTTTGAAACAGTTGATGCTGGTCAGCCATTTACGGTGATTGTTGATTATGCACATACACCTGATGCGTTGGGAAATCTTATTCAAACCGCGAGAACAATAAAACATAGAAAAATAATCACAGTATTTGGCTGTGGCGGCGACCGCGACCGCTCAAAAAGACCGCTGATGGGCGAACTCTCAGGTCGATTGTCTGATTATACAATTATTACATCCGATAATCCACGCACGGAAAAACCAGAAAGAATAATACTTGATATAGAAATCGGTCTACAACGAATCAAATGCAAAAATTATGAGGTTATAATAGAACGAACTGAAGCAATCAAAAAAGCGATTTCGTTATGTGGACCTGACGATATTATTTTGATAGCTGGGAAAGGGCACGAAAATTATCAAATTATTGGTGAAATAAAAATACCATATAGTGATAAAGAAACAGTATCTCAGATTGTATCTGAAATATGGAAAAAATCAAAATAACAAAAATCACAAAAATAATAAAAGGACATTTGTCCGGAAATAAAAAAATTGTCGTATCAGGTGTTTCTATTGATTCCAGAACAACCAATAAAGGCGATATTTTTTTTGCTATAAAAGGCGAAAAATACGATGGGCATAATTTCGTAAAAAACGCAGTTAAAAATGGTGCAGTTGCAGTAGTTGTTTCTCAACTCTCCCGCCTGCAAGTCGTCGGGCAGGCAACTCTCAACTCTCCCGCCTGCAAGTCGTCGGGCAGGCAACTCTCAACTATTCTTGTAAAGGATACAATAAAAACTCTCCAGGATTTTGCAAAATACTATAGAACAAAGTTTAGTGTAAAAGTAATAGGAATCACCGGCTCTAATGGTAAGACAACCACAAAAGATATGTTGGCTTCAATTTTATCACAGCGGTTCAGTATTTTGGCAACACAAGGGAATTTGAATAATCATATCGGATTACCGCTGACACTGTTTAATATGACTGAGCAGCACAAATACTGTATTTTAGAAATGGGTGCGAACCATACAGGCGAGATTGCCCGACTGTCTGAGATAGCAAAACCAGCATGTGGAATAATTACAAATATCAGCAATGCGCATATCGGCGAATTTGGCTCGTTAGAAAATATTGTGAAAACAAAGATGGAACTATTACACTCACTTGGCGATGCTGGTATTGCGATAATAAATAATGACGATAAACTTATATCAACTGCGTCAAAAAAAATAAAATGTATGAAAAAAACTTTCGGGCTCAAAAACAAAGCAGATATAACAGCATCCGACATTGTTCTGAAACCACACAAAACAAGCTTCATACTCAGATACGGGAACAAAAAAACACATCTTGAACTGCCTGTTTGTGGAAAGTTTAATATCTATAATGCACTTGCAGCATCTACCTGTGCAACCTGTTTTGGTATTGAGATAGATGAGATTGCTGACGGTATCAAAAATTTTAAGCCATCACCTAAAAGAATGGAAGTGATTAAAACGAGTGATGGTATTATTATTGTTAACGATTCCTATAATGCCAATCCGACTTCTATGTGGCAGGCGATTGAAAATTTTTCAGAAATTTTTTATAATAAGAGAAAAATATTGGTTTTAGGCGATATGCTGGAATTAGGCAGCTACGCAGTTAGTGAACATAAAAAATTAGGCGAGTTCATCGTTAATAATAAGTTAGCAGATACCGTTTATACCGTCGGTGATTTATCAAGAAATATCAGTAATAGTAAATGGTTTAAAACTAAAAATCAACTATTTAAATATCTCAAAAAAAATCTGGAAAGAAATGATGCTGTTTTCTTTAAGGCATCAAGAAAAATCGGGTTAGATAAAGTCGCTGAATCTCTAATCTATGCAACCACAGATAGCGCAGAGGTGTAACCACAGATAGCGCAGAAAAAAACCCGCGAATTCTGTAGCTACTCTATGGACATATTATACATTTGTGTAAGGGAAAAAAACCTGCAGGTTCTTCGGACTCTGCGTTTGTAGAGTTTATTCCGACTTGTCGACTTGTCGGCAACACGAAATATACGGATGAGCGGAGAGTGTAGTTGCAGGGTTTCCCTGCTAAACAGTCCCGATTTATTGGGACAACTACAATTTAATTAACAACGCAATATGTTCTACTATCTTCATTATCTATCAGATTATTTTTCAGCATTAAATGTTTTCCAGTATATAACTTTTCGGGCTGGTGGCGCAATATCTACATCGCTTTTTATTGCTATTATTTTCGGTCCGTATTTCATAAAAAAATTGAAACTATTAAAAATCGGGCAGACGATAAGAGGCGCCGGACCTCAGACACATTTACAAAAATCAGGCACACCTACAATGGGTGGATTATTGATACTGGTATCACTTATAGTTTCTACAATTTTATGGGCACGGCTTGATAACAGATTTGTATGGATTCTGGTTTTATCGTCGGTATATTTAGGGCTACTTGGCTTTATGGATGATTATTTGAAAACAGTCAAGTACCGAGAAACAGGGCTATCCGCAGCCCAAAAAATGGTTTATCTATCAATACTTGGTGTAATTATTTCCGCATATAATTATTTCCTGCCACCCAATGCAAAATATGTCACATCAGTCAATATACCTTATTTGAAAGAGACATTTTTGAATTTTGGTATTTTTTACATATTTTTTTCGTATCTAATCGTTGTTGGCTCATCAAATGCAGTGAATCTTACTGACGGGCTTGACGGACTCGCAGTCGGCGCAATTATTTTTTCAGGGCTGGTTTATGCAGTTTTTGCATATATTGCAGGTCATGCTAAATTCAGCAGTTACCTGAAAGTCATACCTGTATATGGTGCTGGTGAACTTTCAATATTTTTAGCCGCAATGATAGGCGCATGTCTCGGGTTTTTATGGTTTAACTGTCATCCAGCTGAAATTTTTATGGGTGATACCGGCTCGCTTTTTTTAGGTGGCAGTATCGGAATTATCAGTATCTTTGTAAAACAGGAGTTAATTTTAGTGTTGGTTGGCGGGATATTTGTTGTAGAAGCGTTTTCGGTATTGTTGCAGGTAGCATCATTTCGGCTAAGAGGTGGGAAAAGGGTTTTTAAGATGTCACCATTACACCATCATTTTGAACTTTTGGGGCTGCCTGAAGAAAAAGTCGTAATCCGATTCTGGATTATAGCGATTGTACTGGCATTGTTGTCATTGAGCGCACTAAAAATAAGATGAAATGGGAAAAAATCGCTATTGTGGGTGCTGCAAAAACCGGTATTGCCTGCGCTAATTTTTTTTTGTCAAAAGGTTGTAAAGTGCTGATTAGCGAAATAAGAAAAGAAAATGAAATATCTGCAAAAATACATCAAGGTGTTGAAACAGAATTCGGCGGTCATTCGGATAAAATT encodes the following:
- a CDS encoding UDP-N-acetylmuramoyl-L-alanyl-D-glutamate--2,6-diaminopimelate ligase; the encoded protein is MKLSELMSNFNIDIIGNTDKEIAGITCDSRKVLFKNYLFAALSGTKEDGKKYIKDAIDKGAIAILTDDRTLANSNATYLCCSTETISEMFGKISARFYNEPSQKMKVFAVTGTNGKTTITYLLEKIFQHADIKLGVIGTISYEFGDFDIPAVTTTPQSCDLHELLARMKTLSADGVAIEVSSHGLAQNRIAGLNCDVAIFTNLTRDHLDYHKTMDAYKKAKFLLFEKFLAESQKSPKFAVLNLDDPAGKELSNKQIAGTNIVTYGIKSEADIRATDITLLKNQTEFNICIKNERREKKEKIREKIKTKLIGRHNVYNILAAVSCAYWQNIPLEKIVKGIEQFETVPGRFETVDAGQPFTVIVDYAHTPDALGNLIQTARTIKHRKIITVFGCGGDRDRSKRPLMGELSGRLSDYTIITSDNPRTEKPERIILDIEIGLQRIKCKNYEVIIERTEAIKKAISLCGPDDIILIAGKGHENYQIIGEIKIPYSDKETVSQIVSEIWKKSK
- the mraY gene encoding phospho-N-acetylmuramoyl-pentapeptide-transferase, which encodes MFYYLHYLSDYFSALNVFQYITFRAGGAISTSLFIAIIFGPYFIKKLKLLKIGQTIRGAGPQTHLQKSGTPTMGGLLILVSLIVSTILWARLDNRFVWILVLSSVYLGLLGFMDDYLKTVKYRETGLSAAQKMVYLSILGVIISAYNYFLPPNAKYVTSVNIPYLKETFLNFGIFYIFFSYLIVVGSSNAVNLTDGLDGLAVGAIIFSGLVYAVFAYIAGHAKFSSYLKVIPVYGAGELSIFLAAMIGACLGFLWFNCHPAEIFMGDTGSLFLGGSIGIISIFVKQELILVLVGGIFVVEAFSVLLQVASFRLRGGKRVFKMSPLHHHFELLGLPEEKVVIRFWIIAIVLALLSLSALKIR
- a CDS encoding penicillin-binding protein 2, translating into MKAIRNRIVIIFLGILVVFITIGFRLFQIQIVNNNFFSKEVAKQSKKIKKTYPLRGNIYDRRMTVLATSMPVESCYIEIDKSKKEKIDADFILEYCGMSVPEFLSKIQQKNGNKKSVLVKRKLLPEEVFKIKSKNLPGVYFEKEELRFYPENSLANYVVGIAGMDNNGLSGIEYQFNSFLTGESNRYVVQKDGKGREILLDNNRIADENRGYVVLTIDSRFQYVAESILKKAQQTNSAKSLTCIIQNPYTGEILAMATIPAYDPNKKILPKMLKNPAINDAFEPGSVFKIVTTAAAIEKHPEVIKEQFFCENGSYKIAKDVTIHDHEKYGLLSFEEIFAYSSNIGFAKLSREIGKYNLWQYARAFGFGTNTGIELPGETEGRLISPGKWSGVSCEMISFGQEISATALQIVNAYSAIANGGILLEPKIVTSVVKNNKKIQFLEPVKIRRVISPQTASTLKKMLEAVVDYGTGTNARISNLKVAGKTGTAQKYDKQLKKYSHSKYVSLFAGFLPSDVPKVTILVVVDEPKSDYWASSVAAPIFRQIAVGILQYLGIQPEKKLVAGNF
- the murF gene encoding UDP-N-acetylmuramoyl-tripeptide--D-alanyl-D-alanine ligase, which encodes MEKIKITKITKIIKGHLSGNKKIVVSGVSIDSRTTNKGDIFFAIKGEKYDGHNFVKNAVKNGAVAVVVSQLSRLQVVGQATLNSPACKSSGRQLSTILVKDTIKTLQDFAKYYRTKFSVKVIGITGSNGKTTTKDMLASILSQRFSILATQGNLNNHIGLPLTLFNMTEQHKYCILEMGANHTGEIARLSEIAKPACGIITNISNAHIGEFGSLENIVKTKMELLHSLGDAGIAIINNDDKLISTASKKIKCMKKTFGLKNKADITASDIVLKPHKTSFILRYGNKKTHLELPVCGKFNIYNALAASTCATCFGIEIDEIADGIKNFKPSPKRMEVIKTSDGIIIVNDSYNANPTSMWQAIENFSEIFYNKRKILVLGDMLELGSYAVSEHKKLGEFIVNNKLADTVYTVGDLSRNISNSKWFKTKNQLFKYLKKNLERNDAVFFKASRKIGLDKVAESLIYATTDSAEV
- the rsmH gene encoding 16S rRNA (cytosine(1402)-N(4))-methyltransferase RsmH; translation: MVNHIPVMLKEVLHYLSIKNDGTYIDCTFGSGGHSIEIVKKLSERGKLFLLDWDCETVKYYREKFSRYKNTKWICENFANLNSVVKKTGIKNIDGFLFDLGFSFLQIEDRTRGFSFNFAAPLDMRYNKDNLLTAKEVINSYSKKELQGILKEFADEQFAEKIADGICRYRLKKKIETTKELIEVIKTATPVWYHNKKGGRIHFATKTFQALRIAVNNELDNIKKGISSAIKLVSSGGRIVVLSYHSIEHRLLKNIFRDAERNQLIKLVVKKPVFPSANEIFLNPRSRSAQLRIIEKR